A single genomic interval of Croceibacter atlanticus HTCC2559 harbors:
- a CDS encoding histidine kinase, which produces MKHIFIILFFICSVPCCVAQIGEQTIVRGTVLEEGTYNPFSNANVEVVGGAYTTTNAAGEFRLQARIGEELVIRHEDFETVYHTIGRNDNIKLTVAPNKTKPKAVKRNKQVTQERFQQYLDSAKNVLKKDAKISIEYVAKALATDQEQTLSKLQKAKAYELLGDIYTYWKQHDLAVSNYKFAIRDNVSTQRQLKLAKAYTLNKNYQESISLYNELKNKSLSNYNEVLRLEGLGDTYKNTGDLNKAITQYQQALTLAEKHLFTPKVTDLNSKIAEAYDAKGATKPAEDYYENSLNLANKETRKRAAEEKTKVADFYSKNRSYREEIQLRQEALKDIEVLSEDAVEKEQEIDNESALTPQKQNYKIANAYAAQENIEDAIPYLQKSIKEAKTNNDLVVQKDATRKLGELYRAKGDITKAEETFKDYEVVVDQLYVQKEQEISQAARFSRDLTLKQTRIESLEKDRALNESRYQLAVENQSLVNQSNRRQKWIIGVLIALALALLVAAYLMYRNNKQQKFANNLLALKSLRSQMNPHFIFNALNSVNSFIATNDERAANRYLSEFSGLMRAVLENSEEDFIPLSKEIELLQKYTKLEHFRFQDKFDYDILVDDAIPTNQFKIPPMLLQPYVENAVWHGLRYKEDKGNLLVHFQLKDEHTVVIIIEDDGIGRAQSKAIKTDNQKKQKSQGMSNIQRRISILNDMYSDTIAIAISDKDQTNHTGTRVAVTLKKH; this is translated from the coding sequence ATGAAACACATTTTTATTATCTTATTTTTCATCTGTTCAGTGCCTTGTTGTGTTGCTCAAATTGGAGAACAAACTATTGTGAGAGGTACAGTTTTAGAAGAAGGTACCTACAATCCTTTTTCCAACGCTAATGTTGAGGTTGTTGGAGGCGCTTATACGACTACAAATGCGGCTGGCGAATTTAGGTTACAGGCAAGAATAGGAGAAGAGCTTGTAATTAGACACGAAGATTTTGAAACGGTGTATCATACCATTGGTAGAAACGACAATATTAAACTCACAGTCGCACCAAACAAAACAAAACCTAAAGCTGTAAAGCGAAATAAACAAGTTACTCAAGAACGTTTTCAGCAGTATTTAGACTCTGCCAAAAATGTACTAAAAAAAGATGCAAAAATAAGTATCGAGTATGTTGCTAAGGCCTTGGCAACAGATCAAGAACAAACGTTATCTAAACTTCAAAAAGCAAAGGCTTATGAGTTGCTGGGTGATATTTACACGTATTGGAAACAGCATGATTTAGCAGTAAGCAATTACAAGTTTGCTATACGAGATAATGTTTCTACACAACGGCAGCTAAAATTGGCAAAAGCTTATACATTAAATAAAAACTACCAAGAAAGTATATCTCTTTATAATGAGCTAAAAAATAAATCGCTTTCTAATTATAATGAAGTTTTACGATTAGAAGGTTTGGGAGATACCTATAAAAATACTGGTGATTTAAATAAAGCTATTACCCAATATCAACAAGCGCTTACCTTGGCAGAAAAGCATTTGTTTACACCAAAAGTTACAGACTTAAATTCCAAAATCGCGGAGGCTTATGATGCTAAAGGAGCTACTAAGCCTGCAGAAGATTATTATGAAAATTCTTTAAACCTTGCTAATAAGGAAACACGTAAACGTGCTGCAGAAGAAAAAACTAAGGTAGCAGACTTTTACAGTAAGAATAGATCTTATAGAGAAGAAATACAATTACGCCAAGAGGCCTTAAAAGATATTGAGGTATTGTCTGAAGATGCTGTGGAGAAAGAACAGGAAATTGATAACGAGAGTGCATTAACGCCACAAAAACAAAACTATAAAATTGCAAACGCCTACGCTGCACAGGAAAATATTGAAGATGCCATACCGTATTTACAAAAGAGTATAAAAGAAGCCAAGACAAACAATGATTTGGTGGTACAAAAGGATGCAACAAGAAAATTAGGAGAGCTTTATAGAGCAAAGGGAGATATAACTAAAGCCGAAGAAACGTTTAAGGATTATGAAGTTGTTGTAGATCAACTATACGTTCAGAAAGAACAGGAAATTTCTCAGGCAGCACGGTTTAGTAGAGATCTCACACTAAAACAAACTCGAATAGAAAGCTTAGAAAAAGACAGAGCGCTAAATGAGTCGCGTTACCAATTAGCAGTGGAAAATCAAAGCTTAGTAAACCAAAGCAACAGAAGGCAAAAATGGATTATTGGTGTTTTAATTGCATTGGCGTTGGCACTATTGGTTGCAGCATATTTAATGTACCGGAATAACAAGCAACAAAAATTTGCAAATAACTTGTTGGCTTTAAAGTCGCTGCGCTCACAAATGAATCCGCACTTTATATTTAACGCACTCAACTCTGTAAACAGCTTTATAGCAACTAATGATGAGCGTGCCGCTAACAGATATCTATCCGAGTTTTCTGGGCTTATGAGAGCTGTTTTAGAAAACAGTGAGGAAGATTTTATACCATTATCAAAAGAGATAGAGCTGCTTCAAAAGTATACCAAGTTAGAGCACTTTAGGTTTCAGGATAAGTTTGATTATGATATTTTGGTAGATGATGCAATACCTACAAATCAATTTAAAATTCCGCCTATGTTATTACAGCCTTATGTAGAAAATGCAGTGTGGCACGGCTTGAGGTATAAGGAAGATAAAGGTAATTTGTTGGTGCATTTTCAATTAAAAGATGAGCATACAGTAGTTATTATAATTGAAGATGATGGTATTGGCAGAGCTCAATCTAAAGCTATTAAAACAGACAATCAGAAAAAACAAAAGTCTCAAGGCATGAGTAATATACAACGTCGTATTTCAATTTTAAACGATATGTATAGTGACACTATTGCAATTGCCATTTCAGATAAAGACCAAACTAACCACACAGGAACTCGTGTTGCTGTAACCTTAAAGAAACACTAA
- a CDS encoding VWA domain-containing protein: protein MMKINALPIIVSCLSLIGCVNANSKPETLLADAPEVTHQLHTPATNETPKIQVALLLDTSNSMDGLIDQARAQLWDIVNELSLAKCYGKAPTLSIALYEYGNSNLSKYDGYTRKILEFTQDLDDVSKALFSLTTNGGNEYCGTVVQTAVNNLEWENEDETLKLIFIAGNEPYTQGQINYVDASQNAKEHDITVNTMFCGSYNHGVSSYWRDGALLTGGDYMAIDHNKAIVHVASPYDDAILKLNTKLNNTYIPYGAKGLEKAEVQISQDDNAMSYNESSAIKRAVSKSSHLYTNKSWDLVDAVNENEVTLSKLNTAQLPKALAGKSTAEIEAYIVLKTKERKQLQEKIQQLNTKRKNYIAKETTTLNKANNLQSAMLAAIKKQAEAKHFYW from the coding sequence ATGATGAAAATTAATGCCCTACCAATTATTGTAAGTTGTTTAAGTCTTATTGGCTGCGTAAATGCAAATTCAAAACCTGAAACTCTCTTAGCAGATGCTCCAGAAGTTACTCACCAATTACACACACCTGCGACTAACGAGACTCCAAAAATACAGGTTGCATTATTGTTAGATACCAGTAATAGTATGGACGGATTAATAGACCAAGCAAGAGCTCAACTTTGGGATATTGTAAATGAGTTATCCTTAGCTAAATGTTATGGAAAAGCACCAACCTTAAGTATTGCTTTGTATGAGTATGGAAATAGTAACCTTTCTAAATATGACGGCTATACTCGCAAAATTTTAGAGTTCACACAAGATTTAGATGATGTCTCAAAAGCATTATTTTCTTTAACTACTAATGGCGGCAATGAATATTGTGGTACAGTTGTACAAACTGCAGTAAACAATTTAGAATGGGAAAACGAAGACGAAACCTTAAAGCTTATTTTTATAGCAGGAAATGAACCGTATACGCAAGGACAAATAAACTATGTTGATGCCTCACAAAATGCTAAAGAACATGACATTACCGTAAATACTATGTTCTGCGGAAGCTACAATCATGGCGTTTCTTCTTATTGGCGAGATGGTGCTCTACTTACTGGAGGCGATTATATGGCAATAGATCATAATAAGGCCATAGTACACGTTGCCTCTCCATACGATGATGCTATTTTAAAATTAAACACAAAATTGAATAACACCTATATACCGTATGGCGCAAAAGGCCTAGAAAAAGCTGAAGTACAAATATCTCAAGATGATAATGCTATGAGTTATAATGAGAGTAGCGCAATTAAAAGAGCAGTTAGTAAAAGCTCTCATCTTTACACAAATAAAAGTTGGGATCTTGTAGATGCTGTAAATGAAAATGAAGTAACCCTTTCAAAATTAAATACTGCCCAACTACCTAAAGCGTTGGCAGGAAAATCTACAGCAGAGATTGAAGCCTACATTGTATTAAAAACTAAAGAGCGTAAGCAATTACAAGAAAAAATACAGCAATTAAACACCAAACGAAAAAATTACATAGCCAAAGAAACTACAACATTAAATAAGGCTAACAACCTACAGAGCGCGATGTTAGCGGCTATTAAGAAACAAGCTGAAGCCAAACATTTTTACTGGTAA
- a CDS encoding CBS domain-containing protein — MGISNYMGRRAKPTKGSKEQITVSDYMSRKLVTFTPSQNVMEVIQTLVKHKISGGPVVNDQNELVGIISEGDCIKQISDSRYHNLPMDDATVEKHMVRDVETIDGNMNIFDAANQFLSAKRRRFPIVEEGKLVGLISQKDILKAALNLKQQNWK, encoded by the coding sequence ATGGGAATTTCAAATTACATGGGTCGTAGAGCTAAACCTACAAAAGGTAGCAAAGAGCAAATTACGGTGTCTGATTATATGAGTAGAAAACTCGTCACCTTCACACCAAGCCAAAACGTGATGGAGGTGATACAGACACTCGTAAAGCACAAAATTTCTGGTGGTCCAGTAGTAAATGACCAAAATGAACTTGTTGGTATTATTTCTGAAGGTGACTGTATAAAACAGATTAGTGATAGTAGATACCACAATTTACCAATGGATGATGCTACAGTTGAAAAACACATGGTAAGAGATGTAGAAACTATAGATGGTAATATGAATATTTTTGATGCAGCCAACCAATTCTTAAGCGCTAAAAGGAGACGTTTTCCTATTGTTGAAGAAGGGAAGCTTGTAGGATTAATTAGTCAAAAAGATATTTTAAAAGCTGCTTTAAATTTAAAGCAACAAAACTGGAAGTAA
- the aspS gene encoding aspartate--tRNA ligase translates to MYRSHSCGELNSDHIGNQVTLSGWVQKVRDKGFVVWVDLRDRYGITQLVFDEERTSLEILNRAQELGREFVIQAKGKVIERESKNKNIPTGDIEVLVEELTVLNAAKTPPFTIEDDTDGGEDLRMKYRYLDIRRTPVRENLIFRHKVTIAVRNYLSDLGFIETETPYLIKSTPEGARDFVVPSRMNEGQFYALPQSPQTFKQLLMVGGMDKYFQIVKCFRDEDLRADRQPEFTQIDCEMAFIDQEDILNTFEGLTTHLLKELKGVEVTEFPRMTYDDAMKRYGNDKPDIRFGMEFGELNEVAQHKDFGVFNSAELVVGIAVPGAASYTRKEIDALVNWVKRPQVGALGMVYVKCNEDGSYKSSVDKFYDQEDLAKWAEVTGAKPGDLICVLSGDTHKVRTQLSALRMEMAERLELRKSDEFAPLWVIDFPLLEWDEDTKRYHAMHHPFTSPKPGQLELLETNPGEVKANAYDLVLNGNEIGGGSIRIHDSKTQALMFDYLGFTPEEAKAQFGFLMDAFQYGAPPHGGLAFGLDRLVAILGGQETIRDFIAFPKNNAGRDVMIDAPAKIDEEQLKELHLKLNL, encoded by the coding sequence ATGTATAGATCACATTCTTGTGGTGAGTTAAACTCAGATCACATTGGTAATCAAGTCACTCTTTCTGGATGGGTGCAAAAAGTAAGAGATAAAGGTTTTGTGGTATGGGTAGATCTTAGAGATCGTTATGGTATAACTCAATTAGTATTTGATGAGGAGCGTACGTCTTTAGAGATATTAAATCGTGCCCAAGAACTTGGTCGCGAGTTTGTTATACAAGCAAAAGGAAAGGTAATTGAGCGTGAATCTAAAAACAAGAATATCCCAACTGGTGATATTGAAGTGCTCGTTGAAGAACTTACTGTTCTTAATGCTGCAAAAACACCTCCTTTTACTATTGAAGATGATACGGATGGCGGTGAAGATTTAAGAATGAAATACCGTTACTTAGATATAAGAAGAACTCCAGTTAGAGAGAATTTAATATTTAGGCACAAGGTTACTATTGCAGTAAGAAACTATTTATCAGATTTAGGGTTTATTGAAACCGAAACTCCATACTTAATAAAATCTACACCAGAAGGTGCAAGAGATTTTGTTGTGCCTAGCAGAATGAATGAAGGGCAATTTTATGCCTTGCCACAATCTCCTCAAACTTTTAAGCAATTGCTTATGGTTGGTGGTATGGATAAATACTTTCAAATTGTAAAATGCTTTAGAGATGAGGACTTAAGAGCAGATAGACAGCCAGAATTTACACAGATAGATTGTGAAATGGCGTTTATAGATCAAGAAGATATCTTAAATACTTTTGAAGGTTTAACTACACATTTACTTAAAGAACTTAAAGGAGTAGAGGTAACCGAGTTTCCTAGAATGACCTATGATGACGCAATGAAACGTTATGGTAATGATAAGCCAGATATTAGGTTTGGGATGGAGTTTGGTGAACTAAACGAAGTTGCACAACATAAAGACTTTGGTGTATTTAACTCTGCAGAACTTGTAGTAGGTATAGCAGTACCTGGAGCAGCATCATATACTCGTAAAGAAATAGACGCCTTAGTAAATTGGGTTAAAAGACCTCAAGTAGGTGCTTTAGGAATGGTGTATGTAAAATGTAATGAAGATGGATCCTATAAGTCTTCGGTAGATAAATTTTATGACCAAGAAGATCTAGCAAAATGGGCAGAAGTCACTGGTGCTAAACCAGGCGATTTAATTTGCGTGCTTTCTGGAGATACACATAAAGTAAGAACACAACTTAGTGCATTGCGTATGGAAATGGCAGAGCGTTTAGAACTAAGAAAGTCAGACGAATTTGCTCCACTTTGGGTAATAGATTTTCCATTATTAGAATGGGATGAAGATACAAAGCGTTATCACGCTATGCACCATCCATTTACGTCACCAAAACCTGGACAATTAGAGCTTTTGGAAACTAATCCTGGAGAAGTGAAAGCAAACGCATACGATCTTGTCTTAAATGGTAATGAAATAGGTGGAGGTTCTATACGTATACACGATAGCAAAACTCAAGCTTTAATGTTCGATTATTTAGGCTTTACTCCAGAAGAAGCAAAAGCTCAATTTGGATTCTTAATGGATGCTTTTCAATACGGTGCGCCACCTCACGGCGGACTAGCATTTGGACTTGATAGATTGGTAGCTATATTAGGTGGACAAGAAACTATTAGAGATTTTATAGCATTCCCTAAAAACAATGCTGGTAGAGATGTTATGATAGATGCTCCTGCAAAAATAGATGAAGAGCAACTTAAGGAGCTTCATCTTAAGCTTAACCTGTAA
- a CDS encoding SusC/RagA family TonB-linked outer membrane protein, translating into MVAQTVTGKITKAGSGETVPFVNVIEKGTNNGAVSDIDGNYTIELRATPATLVFSSLGFTTQEISVSSAGTVNASLEESAAALDEVVVTGLGTSVKRKNLANAVSTVSAEELVGTTGQTSVDGALYGKVTGVNITSSSGAPGGGFALRLRGISSINGNNQPLIIVDGVYINNVEIPSGLRFASGANRGNEENSSNRLADIDPNDIEDIEILKGSSAAAIYGQRGNAGVIIITTKRGKTGKTKINFKQDVGITRIANPLGLRPWTRQSVVDTFGEDEALKYDATLAANGSLYDYEDIIYGETGIITETALSATGGNEKTSFYVGGSYRDEEGIIKRTGFDRFSIRTNVDHKLSDVFDFTSTTNYVRSNSSRSFTGNENEGGLSYGYTLAFTRPWNNLFPDENGNYPNNPNYPGNPLDTRDRATNEDQNDRIIQGLTLNTKLYTDDVNRVKLVLSGGLDYLANQTYVYVPEDHQGQIASGQLGFVAQGKNNFTQINTQAIAIWNHDAMEGDLGLTTQLGTTYLQQQSNLVNSIGSQLAAGQTNVSQSVNQSIIQFVSDERDFGYFGQVEGNYKDQVIATLGYRLDKSSRNGDPNKFYGFPKASVAVNLNNFDFWNIDSINQFKLRAAYGETGAPAGFGATFTSLGSSNIGGNSGQSLGGLRGDPDVEPETASEFEIGFDMGFLNNRINLEATYYNKNVDDLILSRSLPASSGFTTETTNLADLMNEGIELAVRSDVVDTENFKWNTGVQFYLNRSEVTRLDVPAFAQPGAGFGTGLGTFYIEEGQPVTQLVGRVDGELLQVGNVEPDFQMAFNNSLTLFNNVDVSFLLQWKKGGENLNLSRFLTDLGQTSPDLETPEGQDRLGQPANALRFVEPAGYVRLREAAVYYRLPSATVNNIFGETVDTVKFGLSARNIFTITDYSSYDPEVSVNGGAGLSSGIEVTPFPSSRQFYFHFNVSF; encoded by the coding sequence ATGGTCGCACAGACGGTTACGGGAAAAATAACTAAAGCAGGATCAGGAGAAACCGTTCCTTTTGTAAACGTTATCGAAAAAGGAACAAACAATGGCGCAGTGAGCGACATTGATGGTAATTATACTATAGAACTAAGAGCTACACCTGCAACTCTGGTTTTTTCTTCATTAGGGTTTACCACCCAAGAGATTTCTGTCTCATCTGCAGGAACTGTTAATGCTTCATTAGAAGAGTCTGCTGCTGCACTTGATGAGGTTGTAGTTACAGGACTAGGAACATCTGTAAAACGTAAAAACCTTGCCAATGCAGTTTCTACAGTATCTGCCGAGGAACTTGTGGGAACTACTGGACAAACTAGTGTAGATGGTGCACTTTATGGTAAAGTTACAGGTGTAAATATTACATCTTCTTCTGGTGCGCCAGGTGGAGGTTTCGCACTACGTTTACGTGGTATTTCTTCAATTAACGGTAACAACCAACCACTTATTATTGTAGATGGTGTATATATAAACAATGTTGAGATTCCTTCTGGATTACGTTTTGCATCTGGTGCAAATCGTGGAAACGAGGAAAACTCTTCAAACCGTCTTGCAGATATCGATCCAAACGATATTGAAGATATCGAAATACTTAAAGGGTCTTCTGCAGCTGCTATTTATGGACAACGTGGTAATGCCGGTGTAATTATTATTACAACTAAAAGAGGTAAGACTGGAAAAACAAAAATTAACTTTAAGCAAGATGTTGGTATTACAAGAATTGCTAATCCTTTAGGTTTAAGACCTTGGACAAGACAATCTGTAGTAGATACTTTTGGTGAAGATGAAGCTCTAAAATACGATGCTACACTTGCAGCAAATGGTTCTTTATACGATTATGAAGATATTATTTATGGTGAGACTGGTATAATTACAGAAACAGCATTAAGTGCTACAGGAGGTAATGAAAAAACAAGCTTTTACGTTGGTGGGTCTTACAGAGATGAAGAAGGTATTATAAAGCGTACTGGTTTTGATCGTTTTTCTATTAGAACTAACGTAGATCACAAACTTTCTGATGTTTTCGACTTTACATCTACTACAAACTATGTAAGAAGTAACTCTTCACGTAGTTTTACAGGTAATGAAAATGAAGGTGGTTTATCTTATGGGTACACTTTAGCATTTACAAGACCTTGGAACAACCTTTTCCCAGATGAAAATGGAAACTATCCTAACAACCCTAACTATCCTGGTAACCCATTAGACACAAGAGATAGAGCTACAAACGAAGACCAAAATGATAGAATTATACAAGGTCTTACTTTAAACACTAAGTTATATACGGACGATGTAAACCGTGTAAAATTAGTATTAAGTGGTGGTTTAGATTATTTAGCTAACCAAACTTATGTTTACGTTCCAGAAGATCACCAAGGACAAATTGCTAGTGGTCAACTTGGTTTTGTTGCACAAGGTAAAAACAACTTTACGCAAATTAACACTCAAGCTATTGCGATATGGAATCACGATGCTATGGAAGGAGACTTAGGTTTAACTACACAATTAGGTACAACATACTTACAACAACAATCTAACCTTGTAAATAGTATTGGTTCTCAATTAGCTGCTGGACAAACAAATGTATCTCAATCTGTAAACCAAAGTATTATTCAGTTTGTTTCAGACGAAAGAGATTTTGGATATTTTGGACAAGTTGAAGGTAACTATAAAGACCAAGTAATTGCTACCTTAGGGTATAGATTAGATAAGTCTTCTAGAAATGGTGACCCAAATAAATTTTATGGATTCCCAAAAGCTTCTGTTGCTGTTAACTTAAATAACTTTGACTTTTGGAACATAGATTCTATCAACCAGTTTAAGCTTAGAGCTGCTTATGGTGAAACAGGTGCGCCTGCAGGATTTGGAGCTACTTTTACAAGTTTAGGATCTAGTAACATTGGAGGAAACTCTGGACAGTCTTTAGGAGGCTTAAGAGGAGATCCAGATGTTGAGCCAGAAACAGCTTCAGAATTTGAAATAGGTTTTGATATGGGCTTCTTAAACAACCGTATTAACTTAGAGGCAACGTATTACAACAAGAATGTAGATGATCTTATTCTTTCTAGATCACTTCCTGCATCTTCTGGTTTTACAACAGAAACTACAAACTTAGCAGACCTTATGAATGAAGGTATAGAATTAGCTGTAAGATCTGATGTTGTAGATACTGAAAACTTTAAATGGAATACAGGTGTTCAATTTTACCTTAACCGTTCTGAAGTAACACGCTTAGATGTTCCTGCATTTGCTCAGCCAGGTGCTGGTTTTGGTACTGGTTTAGGTACTTTTTATATTGAAGAAGGACAACCTGTAACACAACTTGTTGGTCGTGTAGATGGTGAGCTATTACAAGTAGGTAACGTAGAGCCAGATTTCCAAATGGCATTTAATAACAGCTTAACGTTATTTAATAATGTAGATGTATCTTTCCTATTACAATGGAAAAAAGGTGGTGAAAACCTTAACCTTTCTAGATTCCTTACAGATTTAGGACAAACATCTCCAGATTTAGAAACTCCAGAAGGACAAGACAGATTAGGGCAACCTGCAAACGCATTACGTTTTGTTGAGCCTGCTGGTTACGTAAGATTAAGAGAAGCTGCTGTGTATTACAGACTGCCAAGTGCAACTGTAAACAACATATTTGGCGAAACAGTAGATACCGTAAAATTTGGTTTATCTGCGAGAAACATCTTTACAATTACAGATTACTCTAGTTACGACCCAGAAGTTTCTGTAAATGGTGGTGCTGGCCTATCAAGTGGTATTGAGGTAACTCCTTTCCCAAGTTCACGTCAATTTTACTTCCACTTTAACGTATCATTTTAA
- a CDS encoding RagB/SusD family nutrient uptake outer membrane protein, protein MKNIFKKISIIGTVALAAMTFGSCEFDEVVDPNAPSLGGVQENATIGQLNELVVGIESTTRNGLGVETTASGTMARELYLFDADPRNTGDLLGKNGIGLDNNSFYSVSQWNGNYRAIKNTNILLNAIDNTESIDDTERNGYAGFAKTIQAYELIQILKSYGMARTDVADELNLGPILDFNAAIADVRALLEEANTNLSNAGTSFIFPLAGFSTSVSDFQEFNRGVAALAAVYAGDGNGALTALASSSLNLDATTLEELNAGPKHVFSQQANDQTNPVFRGPSTPENPNNGDQIVVHPSFIADATPGDARVERKTALRPDPSTQDELTGDFETRLYATNVSPIDILRNEELILLYAEASILAGSPGDAVTALNVVRNVSGNIGDYTGPTTTDALTEELLRQRRYSLWSENHRMFDLRRYNMSDMLPIDRAGDQIFNVFDIPLSENTGA, encoded by the coding sequence ATGAAAAATATTTTTAAGAAAATTTCAATCATAGGAACAGTTGCTCTAGCGGCAATGACCTTTGGTTCTTGTGAGTTCGACGAAGTCGTTGATCCTAACGCCCCAAGTTTAGGTGGTGTACAAGAAAATGCAACAATAGGACAACTAAACGAATTAGTTGTTGGTATAGAGTCTACTACTCGTAATGGCCTTGGTGTAGAAACTACAGCAAGCGGAACTATGGCTAGAGAATTGTATCTTTTTGATGCAGATCCTCGTAACACAGGAGATTTATTAGGAAAAAACGGAATTGGTTTAGATAACAATTCATTTTATAGTGTTTCTCAATGGAATGGTAACTACCGTGCTATAAAAAACACTAACATCCTACTAAATGCTATTGACAACACTGAGTCTATAGATGACACAGAACGTAATGGTTATGCTGGTTTTGCAAAAACAATTCAAGCATACGAGCTTATACAAATACTTAAGTCTTACGGAATGGCAAGAACTGATGTTGCAGATGAATTAAACTTAGGTCCTATTTTAGATTTTAATGCTGCAATAGCAGATGTTAGAGCTTTATTAGAAGAAGCTAACACTAATTTATCTAATGCCGGTACAAGTTTTATTTTCCCTTTAGCTGGTTTTAGCACTAGTGTTTCTGATTTTCAGGAATTTAATAGAGGTGTAGCTGCTTTAGCTGCTGTATATGCTGGCGACGGTAACGGCGCACTAACAGCACTTGCAAGTTCTTCTTTAAACCTAGATGCAACAACTTTAGAGGAGCTAAATGCAGGACCAAAGCATGTGTTTTCTCAACAAGCTAATGACCAAACTAATCCTGTTTTTAGAGGTCCATCTACTCCGGAAAACCCAAATAATGGTGACCAAATAGTTGTACACCCAAGCTTTATTGCAGATGCAACGCCTGGTGATGCAAGAGTAGAACGTAAGACTGCTTTAAGACCAGATCCATCTACTCAGGATGAGTTAACTGGAGATTTTGAAACACGTTTATACGCTACAAATGTTTCTCCTATAGATATCTTAAGAAACGAAGAGCTTATTTTACTATATGCTGAAGCAAGTATCTTAGCTGGAAGTCCTGGTGATGCAGTAACTGCACTAAACGTAGTTAGAAATGTGTCTGGTAATATTGGTGATTATACTGGACCAACTACTACAGATGCTTTAACTGAAGAATTACTAAGACAACGTCGTTATTCACTTTGGAGTGAAAACCACAGAATGTTTGACTTAAGACGTTACAACATGTCTGATATGCTACCAATAGACCGAGCTGGAGACCAAATATTTAATGTATTTGATATTCCATTATCTGAAAATACAGGAGCATAA
- a CDS encoding toxin-antitoxin system YwqK family antitoxin produces MKKLLMMTALVFTGALFAQDVKPEFEEQGDLIKGTFFYEDGAVKQKGTYKDGKLHGKWVAYDKTGAKTAVAQYANGEKTGKWFFWNNGNLTEVDYTNNTIAEVTTWDNSKTLVVRDRP; encoded by the coding sequence ATGAAGAAGCTATTAATGATGACAGCACTAGTGTTTACAGGCGCACTATTTGCACAAGATGTAAAGCCTGAGTTTGAAGAACAAGGAGATTTAATTAAAGGAACTTTTTTTTATGAAGATGGAGCAGTTAAACAAAAAGGCACGTATAAAGATGGTAAACTTCACGGAAAGTGGGTTGCCTATGATAAGACTGGTGCGAAGACCGCGGTTGCGCAATATGCCAATGGTGAAAAAACTGGCAAATGGTTTTTTTGGAATAATGGAAATTTAACAGAAGTAGATTATACTAACAATACTATTGCTGAGGTAACAACTTGGGACAACTCTAAAACACTAGTTGTAAGAGATCGCCCATAA